The Populus nigra chromosome 19, ddPopNigr1.1, whole genome shotgun sequence genome includes a window with the following:
- the LOC133680466 gene encoding protein DWD HYPERSENSITIVE TO UV-B 1-like isoform X1, translated as MATDIQSFNIPTLEQMYIDSCKRRDILPNTEILSGFFKAEVKKSCNELCSLEIILDHLKDIDVPPLLDVCATIETSEIEAVDIRNGPSCSLNGECALSLMRAFNQKLRAVDLQDSPFGKDFLRELSQRGLACQILNLRSSHFRKLNMAGKFMQIHTLNLDFSTSLTSFLEDCFTCMPNLICLSMCETRVANLWTTISALSKISCLVELRFQKWLCNDSASPSASSGGNLEDQPDVGLPISCTDIGEQLTDIEEETYLNPGTDEAFGNLFSFNNIAINQPVQSMMEDSSDDSEVDFSSNWREFGYTDLLANFSSGWNRQVNLQNEVSSGASLNQKEESLTGSFGRHIADVPLKYIPRHASPICFEKHYREYMIASLPHLKVLDNLPVRKIDRERAAVTFSQYFEYLPYNRKHKESVVSILHKREIKETRSHRQSKNQKLSYSHGNSQYFYTRSLGAAKVGSSAWPFLHSLSVSGCDLGDGSRSFRPRQFEYHPSLSSLMVFGTLDGEVVVVNHENGKVVRYVPSLGAMNSVLGLCWLKKYPSKLIAGSDNGSLKLYDIEHLPPTVTGRYLGAGSITFDDFDQLTSVHINSTDELFLASGYSKNVALYDINCGRCIQVFTDMHSEHINVVKFSNHSPSIFATSSFDQDVKLWDLRLKPIRPCYTTSSSRGNVMVCFSPDDHYLLASAVDNEVRQLLAVDGRLHLSFDIKPTGSDQNYTRSYYMNGRDYIISGSCDEHVVRVCCAQTGRRLRDISLEGKGSGTSMYVQSLRGDPFRDFNMSILAAHMRPNSKYEIVKVNLLASCDNAKGYSKSQDSCPSNSMGG; from the exons ATGGCCACTGATATCCAATCCTTTAATATCCCAACCCTCGAAcaaat GTACATTGATTCTTGCAAGAGGCGTGATATCCTACCTAATACGGAAATTCTATCTGGTTTCTTTAAG GCTGAGGTTAAAAAGTCCTGCAATGAGTTATGCAGTTTGGAGATCATCTTGGACCATCTTAAAGATATTGACGTTCCTCCGCTTCTTGATGTATGTGCAACCATAGAAACCTCCGAGATTGAAGCAGTTGACATACGCAACGGACCATCATGCTCTTTGAATGGAGAATGTGCTTTATCTTTGATGCGTGCTTTCAATCAAAAGCTTCGAGCAGTTGATCTTCAGGATTCACCATTTGGAAAGGACTTCTTGCG GGAGCTCTCGCAGAGAGGTTTGGCATgccaaattttgaatttgaggTCTTCTCATTTCCGGAAGCTGAACATGGCAGGGAAATTCATGCAAATACATACTCTCAACCTTGATTTTAGTACTTCACTAACAAGCTTCCTGGAGGATTGTTTTACTTGCATGCCCAATCTAATTTGCCTCTCAATGTGTGAGACAAGAGTTGCAAATCTATGGACAACTATTTCAGCACTTTCTAAGATCTCTTGTTTGGTAGAACTTCGGTTTCAGAAGTGGCTATGCAATGATAGTGCCTCACCGTCAGCATCTTCAGGTGGAAATTTGGAGGACCAACCTGATGTTGGTCTGCCAATCAGCTGTACTGACATTGGAGAACAGTTGACTGATATTGAGGAAGAAACATATCTTAACCCAGGCACGGACGAGGCATTTGGgaatttgttttcattcaaTAATATAGCTATAAATCAACCAGTTCAAAGTATGATGGAGGATTCATCTGATGACAGTGAAGTTGATTTTTCAAGTAATTGGCGGGAATTTGGTTATACGGATTTGTTGGCCAATTTTTCTTCTGGTTGGAACAGGCAGGTCAATCTGCAAAATGAG GTTTCTTCTGGTGCATCATTGAATCAAAAAGAAGAGTCCCTTACTGGTTCATTTGGGAGACATATTGCAGATGTTCCTTTGAAGTATATCCCTCGACATGCCTCACCAATATGCTTTGAGAAACATTATAGAGAGTACATGATAGCTTCATTACCCCATTTGAAAGTTTTGGACAACTTACCTGTCAGAAAGATTGACAGAGAAAGGGCTGCTGTTACATTTTCACAATACTTTGAGTACTTACCATACAATCGGAAGCATAAAGAGAGTGTTGTTAGTATCTTGCATAAGcgtgaaataaaagaaactcgTTCTCATAGACagtcaaaaaatcaaaagctttcTTATTCTCATGGAAACTCACAATACTTTTATACCCGGTCTCTTGGTGCTGCCAAGGTGGGATCTTCTGCCTGGCCGTTCTTGCATTCACTTTCTGTATCAGGCTGTGATTTGGGTGATGGAAGTAGGAGCTTTCGCCCCAGACAATTTGAGTACCATCCGTCTCTTTCTAGTCTAATGGTGTTTGGAACTCTAGATGGTGAAGTTGTTGTGGTCAACCATGAGAATGGGAAAGTGGTTAGGTATGTTCCATCACTTGGTGCCATGAACAGTGTGTTGGGACTCTGCTGGCTCAAGAAGTATCCATCCAAG CTCATAGCAGGTTCAGATAATGGTTCGCTAAAATTGTATGACATTGAGCACCTGCCCCCTACAGTTACAGGCAGGTATTTAGGTGCTGGTTCAATCACCTTTGATGACTTTGACCAATTGACATCTGTTCACATTAACTCCACCGACGAACTATTTCTTGCAAGCGGATACTCAAAAAATGTTGCTTTGTATGACATCAACTGTGGAAGGTGCATACAGGTGTTCACTGATATGCACAGTGAGCATATCAATGTTGTCAAGTTCTCAAACCATTCCCCATCAATTTTTGCAACTTCTTCATTTGATCAGGATGTCAAACTGTGGGACTTGAGACTGAAACCAATACGACCTTGCTACACTACTTCAAGCTCTAGAGGAAATGTGATGGTGTGCTTTTCTCCTGATGATCACTATCTTCTTGCATCTGCTGTTGATAATGAg GTTCGACAACTTTTGGCTGTTGATGGGAGGCTTCACTTGAGTTTTGACATAAAGCCTACAGGAAGTGACCAGAATTACACCCGTTCCTACTACATGAATGGAAGGGATTATATTATAAGTGGGAGTTGTGATGAACATGTGGTCCGTGTTTGCTGTGCTCAAACTGGAAGGCGTCTGAGAGACATATCCTTGGAG GGGAAAGGCTCAGGGACTTCAATGTATGTGCAGTCTTTGAGGGGTGATCCTTTTAGG GATTTCAACATGAGTATATTGGCAGCTCATATGCGTCCAAACTCGAAGTATGAAATTGTTAAG GTCAATTTGCTAGCATCTTGTGACAATGCCAAAGGATACTCTAAAAGCCAGGATTCCTGCCCATCCAATAGCATGGGAGgttga
- the LOC133680466 gene encoding protein DWD HYPERSENSITIVE TO UV-B 1-like isoform X2 yields MRAFNQKLRAVDLQDSPFGKDFLRELSQRGLACQILNLRSSHFRKLNMAGKFMQIHTLNLDFSTSLTSFLEDCFTCMPNLICLSMCETRVANLWTTISALSKISCLVELRFQKWLCNDSASPSASSGGNLEDQPDVGLPISCTDIGEQLTDIEEETYLNPGTDEAFGNLFSFNNIAINQPVQSMMEDSSDDSEVDFSSNWREFGYTDLLANFSSGWNRQVNLQNEVSSGASLNQKEESLTGSFGRHIADVPLKYIPRHASPICFEKHYREYMIASLPHLKVLDNLPVRKIDRERAAVTFSQYFEYLPYNRKHKESVVSILHKREIKETRSHRQSKNQKLSYSHGNSQYFYTRSLGAAKVGSSAWPFLHSLSVSGCDLGDGSRSFRPRQFEYHPSLSSLMVFGTLDGEVVVVNHENGKVVRYVPSLGAMNSVLGLCWLKKYPSKLIAGSDNGSLKLYDIEHLPPTVTGRYLGAGSITFDDFDQLTSVHINSTDELFLASGYSKNVALYDINCGRCIQVFTDMHSEHINVVKFSNHSPSIFATSSFDQDVKLWDLRLKPIRPCYTTSSSRGNVMVCFSPDDHYLLASAVDNEVRQLLAVDGRLHLSFDIKPTGSDQNYTRSYYMNGRDYIISGSCDEHVVRVCCAQTGRRLRDISLEGKGSGTSMYVQSLRGDPFRDFNMSILAAHMRPNSKYEIVKVNLLASCDNAKGYSKSQDSCPSNSMGG; encoded by the exons ATGCGTGCTTTCAATCAAAAGCTTCGAGCAGTTGATCTTCAGGATTCACCATTTGGAAAGGACTTCTTGCG GGAGCTCTCGCAGAGAGGTTTGGCATgccaaattttgaatttgaggTCTTCTCATTTCCGGAAGCTGAACATGGCAGGGAAATTCATGCAAATACATACTCTCAACCTTGATTTTAGTACTTCACTAACAAGCTTCCTGGAGGATTGTTTTACTTGCATGCCCAATCTAATTTGCCTCTCAATGTGTGAGACAAGAGTTGCAAATCTATGGACAACTATTTCAGCACTTTCTAAGATCTCTTGTTTGGTAGAACTTCGGTTTCAGAAGTGGCTATGCAATGATAGTGCCTCACCGTCAGCATCTTCAGGTGGAAATTTGGAGGACCAACCTGATGTTGGTCTGCCAATCAGCTGTACTGACATTGGAGAACAGTTGACTGATATTGAGGAAGAAACATATCTTAACCCAGGCACGGACGAGGCATTTGGgaatttgttttcattcaaTAATATAGCTATAAATCAACCAGTTCAAAGTATGATGGAGGATTCATCTGATGACAGTGAAGTTGATTTTTCAAGTAATTGGCGGGAATTTGGTTATACGGATTTGTTGGCCAATTTTTCTTCTGGTTGGAACAGGCAGGTCAATCTGCAAAATGAG GTTTCTTCTGGTGCATCATTGAATCAAAAAGAAGAGTCCCTTACTGGTTCATTTGGGAGACATATTGCAGATGTTCCTTTGAAGTATATCCCTCGACATGCCTCACCAATATGCTTTGAGAAACATTATAGAGAGTACATGATAGCTTCATTACCCCATTTGAAAGTTTTGGACAACTTACCTGTCAGAAAGATTGACAGAGAAAGGGCTGCTGTTACATTTTCACAATACTTTGAGTACTTACCATACAATCGGAAGCATAAAGAGAGTGTTGTTAGTATCTTGCATAAGcgtgaaataaaagaaactcgTTCTCATAGACagtcaaaaaatcaaaagctttcTTATTCTCATGGAAACTCACAATACTTTTATACCCGGTCTCTTGGTGCTGCCAAGGTGGGATCTTCTGCCTGGCCGTTCTTGCATTCACTTTCTGTATCAGGCTGTGATTTGGGTGATGGAAGTAGGAGCTTTCGCCCCAGACAATTTGAGTACCATCCGTCTCTTTCTAGTCTAATGGTGTTTGGAACTCTAGATGGTGAAGTTGTTGTGGTCAACCATGAGAATGGGAAAGTGGTTAGGTATGTTCCATCACTTGGTGCCATGAACAGTGTGTTGGGACTCTGCTGGCTCAAGAAGTATCCATCCAAG CTCATAGCAGGTTCAGATAATGGTTCGCTAAAATTGTATGACATTGAGCACCTGCCCCCTACAGTTACAGGCAGGTATTTAGGTGCTGGTTCAATCACCTTTGATGACTTTGACCAATTGACATCTGTTCACATTAACTCCACCGACGAACTATTTCTTGCAAGCGGATACTCAAAAAATGTTGCTTTGTATGACATCAACTGTGGAAGGTGCATACAGGTGTTCACTGATATGCACAGTGAGCATATCAATGTTGTCAAGTTCTCAAACCATTCCCCATCAATTTTTGCAACTTCTTCATTTGATCAGGATGTCAAACTGTGGGACTTGAGACTGAAACCAATACGACCTTGCTACACTACTTCAAGCTCTAGAGGAAATGTGATGGTGTGCTTTTCTCCTGATGATCACTATCTTCTTGCATCTGCTGTTGATAATGAg GTTCGACAACTTTTGGCTGTTGATGGGAGGCTTCACTTGAGTTTTGACATAAAGCCTACAGGAAGTGACCAGAATTACACCCGTTCCTACTACATGAATGGAAGGGATTATATTATAAGTGGGAGTTGTGATGAACATGTGGTCCGTGTTTGCTGTGCTCAAACTGGAAGGCGTCTGAGAGACATATCCTTGGAG GGGAAAGGCTCAGGGACTTCAATGTATGTGCAGTCTTTGAGGGGTGATCCTTTTAGG GATTTCAACATGAGTATATTGGCAGCTCATATGCGTCCAAACTCGAAGTATGAAATTGTTAAG GTCAATTTGCTAGCATCTTGTGACAATGCCAAAGGATACTCTAAAAGCCAGGATTCCTGCCCATCCAATAGCATGGGAGgttga
- the LOC133679425 gene encoding thioredoxin domain-containing protein 9 homolog, whose translation MANPNVQEIIEKQVLTVAKAVEDKIDEEIAALDRLDLDDIEALRERRLQQMKKMAEKRSRWISLGHGEYTEIPSEKDFFSVVKASDRVVCHFYRDNWPCKVMDKHMGILAKQHIETRFVKINAEKSPFLAEKLKILVLPTLALIKNAKVDDYVVGFDELGGTDEFNTEDLEERLAKAQVIFFEGESSLNSSKSSAQTRRSVRQSESHDSSDSD comes from the exons ATGGCAAACCCTAACGTTCAAGAGATTATAGAGAAGCAAGTACTTACTGTAGCGAAGGCAGTGGAAGACAAGATCGACGAAGAGATCGCAGCCTTAGATCGTCTCGATCTCGACGATATAGAGGCATTGAGGGAGAGACGCTTGcaacaaatgaagaaaatggcGGAGAAGCGTAGCCGTTGGATCTCTTTAGGTCATGGCGAGTACACTGAGATTCCATCAGAGAAGGATTTCTTCTCTGTTGTCAAAGCTAGTGATCGTGTCGTTTGCCATTTCTATCGCGATAATTGGCCTTGCAAG GTGATGGACAAGCACATGGGTATACTGGCAAAGCAACATATAGAGACACGTTTTGTGAAGATTAATGCTGAGAAAAGTCCATTTTTGGCTGAGAAACTCAAGATTCTTGTTCTTCCAACACTTGCACTTATAAAGAATGCCAAAGTAGATGATTATGTG GTGGGATTTGATGAGCTTGGAGGGACAGATGAGTTTAACACAGAGGATTTGGAGGAGAGATTGGCTAAAGCTCAAGTAATCTTTTTCGAGGGTGAATCATCTCTAAATTCATCTAAATCAAGTGCACAAACCAGGAGGAGCGTGCGACAAAGCGAGAGCCATGACTCTTCAGATTCAGATTAA
- the LOC133680245 gene encoding uncharacterized protein LOC133680245 isoform X1 codes for MATFLSSSSLPLPLLFSSNHYPHQTPPSFSLSFPFSHPLRATITANSRKIKTVILASPASDSSFDGFEFNRESADKKSVLSDLIQEIEPLDVSLIQKDVSPTTLDAMKRTISGMLGLLPSDRFQVFIEAWWESLSKLLVSSMMTGYTLRNAEYRLCLERNLDIHEKDLEKQAQENSRNELQRTALESEKTNQSFGKDTEFEKTMEDPSNNIDLQGLGEISPEAQQYILRLQSCLSSVTKELHDVKRKSAALQMQQFVGEEKNDLLDYLRSLQPEKVAELSEPTSPELKETIHSVVHGLLATLSPKMHSKTPPQSDNTSTGSLNIGGDCAELVENTSLHFQPLISLTRDYLARLLFWCMLLGHYLRGLEHRMELMELLSLTSHEENDPREDEQVA; via the exons ATGGCAAcctttctctcctcttcttctcttcctcttcctctgcTCTTCTCCTCTAATCACTATCCACATCAGACGCCgccatctttctctctctccttccccTTCTCTCATCCTCTTCGCGCCACTATTACTGCAAAttctagaaaaatcaaaaccgtAATCCTTGCTTCGCCTGCTTCAGATTCTTCCTTCGATGGATTCGAGTTTAATCGAGAGTCTGCTGATAAG AAATCAGTTCTCTCAGATTTGATACAAGAGATAGAGCCACTAGATGTGAGCCTTATCCAGAAAGACGTTTCACCTACAACATTGGATGCTATGAAGAGGACCATCTCAGGCATGTTGGGCTTACTTCCATCAGACCGGTTTCAAGTGTTTATCGAGGCTTGGTGGGAATCTCTCTCAAAGTTATTGGTCTCTTCAATGATGACAGG GTATACGCTGCGGAATGCTGAGTACAGGCTTTGCCTTGAAAGAAACCTTGATATACACGAAAAAGATCTTGAAAAGCAAGCGcaagaaaattcaagaaatgaACTTCAAAGGACAGCACtagaaagtgaaaaaacaaatcaaagttttggaAAGGATACTGAATTTGAAAAAACCATGGAAGACCCATCCAATAACATTGATCTCCAAGGCCTCGGTGAAATATCCCCCGAAGCTCAGCAATATATTCTTCGTTTGCAATCTTGTTTATCTTCTGTTACAAAG GAACTACATGACGTTAAGAGGAAAAGTGCTGCTCTTCAAATGCAGCAATTTGTTGGTGAAGAAAAGAATGATTTACTGGACTACTTAAGGTCACTACAACCAGAGAAG GTTGCTGAGTTATCAGAACCCACATCCCCTGAATTAAAAGAAACCATCCATTCTGTGGTCCATGGCCTTCTTGCAACCCTTTCTCCTAAGATGCATTCCAAGACTCCTCCGCAATCAGATAACACATCAACTGGATCACTAAATATTGGAGGTGATTGTGCTGAACTTGTGGAGAACACCTCACTTCATTTCCAGCCCCTCATTTCGTTGACTAGGGACTATCTGGCGCGTCTACTTTTCTG GTGTATGCTTTTGGGGCACTACCTTCGAGGTCTTGAGCACCGAATGGAGCTGATGGAACTTCTATCCTTGACAAGCCATGAAGAAAATGATCCCCGTGAAGATGAGCAAGTTGCTTGA
- the LOC133680245 gene encoding uncharacterized protein LOC133680245 isoform X2, whose product MDSSLIESLLIRLKSVLSDLIQEIEPLDVSLIQKDVSPTTLDAMKRTISGMLGLLPSDRFQVFIEAWWESLSKLLVSSMMTGYTLRNAEYRLCLERNLDIHEKDLEKQAQENSRNELQRTALESEKTNQSFGKDTEFEKTMEDPSNNIDLQGLGEISPEAQQYILRLQSCLSSVTKELHDVKRKSAALQMQQFVGEEKNDLLDYLRSLQPEKVAELSEPTSPELKETIHSVVHGLLATLSPKMHSKTPPQSDNTSTGSLNIGGDCAELVENTSLHFQPLISLTRDYLARLLFWCMLLGHYLRGLEHRMELMELLSLTSHEENDPREDEQVA is encoded by the exons ATGGATTCGAGTTTAATCGAGAGTCTGCTGATAAGGTTG AAATCAGTTCTCTCAGATTTGATACAAGAGATAGAGCCACTAGATGTGAGCCTTATCCAGAAAGACGTTTCACCTACAACATTGGATGCTATGAAGAGGACCATCTCAGGCATGTTGGGCTTACTTCCATCAGACCGGTTTCAAGTGTTTATCGAGGCTTGGTGGGAATCTCTCTCAAAGTTATTGGTCTCTTCAATGATGACAGG GTATACGCTGCGGAATGCTGAGTACAGGCTTTGCCTTGAAAGAAACCTTGATATACACGAAAAAGATCTTGAAAAGCAAGCGcaagaaaattcaagaaatgaACTTCAAAGGACAGCACtagaaagtgaaaaaacaaatcaaagttttggaAAGGATACTGAATTTGAAAAAACCATGGAAGACCCATCCAATAACATTGATCTCCAAGGCCTCGGTGAAATATCCCCCGAAGCTCAGCAATATATTCTTCGTTTGCAATCTTGTTTATCTTCTGTTACAAAG GAACTACATGACGTTAAGAGGAAAAGTGCTGCTCTTCAAATGCAGCAATTTGTTGGTGAAGAAAAGAATGATTTACTGGACTACTTAAGGTCACTACAACCAGAGAAG GTTGCTGAGTTATCAGAACCCACATCCCCTGAATTAAAAGAAACCATCCATTCTGTGGTCCATGGCCTTCTTGCAACCCTTTCTCCTAAGATGCATTCCAAGACTCCTCCGCAATCAGATAACACATCAACTGGATCACTAAATATTGGAGGTGATTGTGCTGAACTTGTGGAGAACACCTCACTTCATTTCCAGCCCCTCATTTCGTTGACTAGGGACTATCTGGCGCGTCTACTTTTCTG GTGTATGCTTTTGGGGCACTACCTTCGAGGTCTTGAGCACCGAATGGAGCTGATGGAACTTCTATCCTTGACAAGCCATGAAGAAAATGATCCCCGTGAAGATGAGCAAGTTGCTTGA
- the LOC133679437 gene encoding probable indole-3-acetic acid-amido synthetase GH3.1 yields the protein MAVDNALSSPLGPPACEKDAKALQFLEEMTRNADSVQEDVLAKILTQNSEVEYLKRFNLDGAIDRETFKSKIPMIRYEDLQPEIQRIANGDRSSILSAHPISEFLTSSGTSAGERKLMPTIKQELDRRQLLYSLLMPVMNLYVPGLDKGKGLYFLFVKSETRTPGGLLARPVLTSYYKSDHFKTRPYDPYNVYTSPNEAILCADSFQSMYTQMLCGLLEREQVLRVGAVFASGLLRAIRFLQLHWLELSDDIESGMLNKKITDPTVKDCMVNILKPNPKLAEFVRMECGKENWEGIITRIWPNTKYLDVIVTGAMAQYIPTLDYYSGGLPKACTMYASSECYFGLNLNPMCKPSEVCYTIMPNMAYFEFLPHEPAEISQDSTPKLVDLADVELGKEYELVITTYAGLYRYRVGDILRVTGFHNSAPQFHFVRRKNVLLSIDSDKTDEAELQKAVENASQLLREFNTSVVEYTSHADTKTIPGHYVIYWELLVKDSANSPGDEVLNQCCLAMEESLNSVYRQGRVADNSIGPLEIRVVKNGTFEELMDYAISRGASINQYKVPRCVNFTPIMELLDSRVVSKHFSPALPRWAPERRR from the exons ATGGCTGTTGATAATGCTCTTTCATCACCTCTTGGTCCTCCAGCGTGTGAGAAAGATGCTAAAGCTCTTCAATTCCTTGAGGAAATGACTAGAAATGCTGACTCCGTTCAAGAGGATGTTTTGGCTAAAATCTTGACCCAAAACTCCGAGGTTGAGTACTTAAAACGGTTCAATCTTGATGGTGCAATTGACCGTGAGACTTTTAAGTCTAAAATCCCCATGATTAGATACGAGGATCTTCAGCCTGAAATTCAACGAATTGCTAATGGAGATCGCTCTTCCATCTTATCAGCTCACCCCATCTCAGAATTCCTCACTAG ttCCGGGACATCTGCTGGTGAAAGAAAGCTCATGCCAACAATTAAACAAGAGCTGGATCGTCGCCAATTATTGTATAGTTTACTCATGCCAGTAATGAACCT TTACGTGCCTGGGTTAGACAAAGGCAAAGGCTTATACTTCTTGTTTGTGAAATCTGAAACAAGAACCCCAGGAGGTCTCTTGGCTCGTCCGGTGCTTACAAGCTATTACAAGAGTGACCACTTCAAGACACGTCCATATGATCCTTACAACGTGTACACAAGCCCGAATGAGGCCATTCTTTGTGCAGATTCATTCCAGAGCATGTACACTCAGATGCTCTGTGGCCTTCTAGAGCGCGAACAAGTGCTCAGGGTCGGTGCAGTCTTTGCCTCCGGCCTCCTCCGTGCTATAAGGTTTCTCCAGCTTCACTGGCTTGAACTTTCTGATGATATCGAGTCAGGAATGCTAAACAAGAAAATCACTGACCCGACGGTCAAAGATTGCATGGTGAATATTCTGAAACCGAACCCAAAGCTCGCAGAGTTTGTCAGGATGGAGTGTGGTAAGGAAAATTGGGAAGGGATCATTACAAGAATTTGGCCTAATACCAAATATCTTGACGTAATCGTCACTGGAGCCATGGCCCAATATATCCCTACCCTTGACTACTACAGTGGTGGCTTACCTAAAGCATGCACCATGTATGCCTCTTCAGAATGTTACTTTGGGTTGAACCTCAACCCAATGTGCAAGCCATCAGAAGTTTGCTACACAATCATGCCGAATATGGCCTACTTTGAGTTTTTACCCCATGAGCCTGCTGAGATCAGCCAGGATTCAACTCCAAAACTTGTTGATCTTGCTGATGTTGAATTGGGTAAAGAATACGAGCTTGTTATCACAACCTACGCCGGTTTATACAGGTATCGAGTTGGTGACATCCTTCGAGTTACTGGGTTCCACAACTCAGCTCCTCAATTCCATTTCGTACGAAGAAAGAATGTATTGCTCAGTATTGACTCAGACAAAACAGATGAGGCCGAGTTACAAAAGGCCGTCGAGAATGCATCGCAACTTCTACGTGAATTCAACACAAGTGTAGTTGAATACACAAGCCATGCCGATACAAAGACGATTCCAGGGCACTATGTGATTTACTGGGAATTATTGGTCAAAGACTCAGCAAACTCTCCTGGTGACGAGGTACTGAACCAATGTTGCCTTGCCATGGAAGAATCTTTGAACTCGGTGTATCGACAAGGTCGAGTCGCAGATAATTCAATTGGACCACTAGAGATACGTGTGGTTAAAAATGGTACATTTGAGGAGCTGATGGATTATGCGATTTCAAGGGGGGCATCCATTAATCAGTATAAGGTACCAAGGTGCGTCAATTTTACTCCGATCATGGAGTTGCTTGATTCTAGGGTGGTATCCAAGCATTTTAGCCCAGCTTTGCCACGTTGGGCCCCGGAAAGAAGAAGGTGA